In Acidimicrobiales bacterium, one genomic interval encodes:
- the rfbB gene encoding dTDP-glucose 4,6-dehydratase produces MRLLVTGGAGFIGANFVQRAVERGDDVTVYDALTYAGNPANLAGLEGRPGYRFVHADVCDGATLAEAMDGHDAVVHFAAESHVDRSIADPARFVTTNCEGTATVCRVALEVGVGRVLHASTDEVYGSVDEGSSSEVDTLAPSSPYSASKAASDLIALSYHRTYGLPVVVTRSTNNYGRFQYPEKVIPLFVTRLLRGGRVPLYGDGGNVRDWCHVDDNCAAIERVLVDGADGTVYNVGAGNEIDNLDLTRRLLGLCGADESSIEYVTDRPGHDRRYSVDTERIRALGWAPVHDLADGLEATVAWYRDNAAWWEPLLGDRP; encoded by the coding sequence TGGTGCCGGGTTCATCGGCGCCAACTTCGTGCAGCGCGCCGTGGAGCGCGGCGACGACGTCACCGTCTACGACGCCCTGACGTATGCGGGCAACCCCGCCAACCTGGCCGGCCTGGAGGGGCGCCCCGGCTACCGCTTCGTGCACGCCGACGTCTGCGACGGTGCCACCCTGGCAGAGGCCATGGACGGCCACGATGCGGTGGTCCACTTCGCAGCCGAGAGCCACGTGGACCGGTCCATTGCCGACCCGGCGAGGTTTGTGACCACCAACTGCGAAGGGACGGCCACCGTGTGCCGCGTGGCCCTGGAGGTGGGCGTCGGCCGGGTACTGCACGCCTCCACCGACGAGGTGTACGGCTCGGTCGACGAGGGGTCGTCCAGCGAGGTCGACACGCTGGCCCCCAGCTCGCCCTATTCGGCGTCCAAGGCAGCTTCGGACCTGATCGCCCTGTCCTACCACCGGACCTACGGGCTGCCGGTGGTGGTGACCCGGTCCACCAACAACTACGGCCGGTTCCAGTATCCGGAGAAGGTCATCCCGCTGTTCGTGACCAGGTTGCTGCGGGGTGGGCGGGTCCCGCTCTACGGCGACGGCGGCAACGTCCGCGACTGGTGCCACGTGGACGACAACTGTGCCGCCATCGAACGTGTGCTGGTCGACGGCGCTGACGGCACGGTCTACAACGTGGGCGCCGGCAACGAGATCGACAACCTGGACCTCACCCGCCGCCTGCTGGGCCTCTGCGGTGCCGACGAGTCCAGCATCGAGTACGTCACCGACCGTCCGGGACACGACCGGAGGTACTCGGTGGACACGGAGCGGATCCGGGCCCTGGGATGGGCACCGGTCCACGACCTGGCCGACGGGTTGGAGGCGACCGTGGCCTGGTACCGCGACAACGCCGCCTGGTGGGAGCCGCTGCTGGGGGACCGACCGTGA